GCTGGATTACTATACAAACTTTATGAATTGGGTCTTAATTCAAAAATGTGGATTTtgctaaaatgtatgtatacaaatgttgaaagttgtgttttatataatgGGTTAAAGTCTCCCATGCTCAAAATGGAACGTGGAATATTACAGGGAGGGGCATTGTCTGCCAAAATGTATTTAGtttttattaatgatttattaaataaaatagagAATTCTGGTCTAGGTGCAGTGATTGTAGATTTGAATGTTAATGTTCCCACACAAGCAGATGATGTCTGTTTAGTTAGCACCAGTTTTAAAAGCCttcagaaaatgattttaatctGTGAAGATTATAGTAGAAAATGGCGTTTTTCATTTTCTGCCGTAAAAAGCAAAATTGTAACTTTTACAAATCAAAGGATAAGAACTTGTACTGTGTATAATAATGCTTAtctttataattgtattatgCCACAGACTGAAGAAATTACACatgttggtatattattaaattccaaacaaaattattttgatagaacATCGAATGCTTGTAAAAAAATTAAGGTCAGGTACAATGTCCATTGTCCGCTCTGGTGCTCATCCATGTGCCCTTAACCCCTTAACTGTagcaaaaattatcaaaattaaggtTTATCCATCTGCTTTATACGGTTGCGAGCTTTGGCAACTCACAAGAACGGAAATTACAATGTTAGAGAGAGCACAACACTTTATTGTTAAATCGATACAGGGATTCGAAAAGAGGACCAGAACGGATATGTGCACATCATTACTTGGTTGGACCTCTATTGAAGCGTATATAGACACcagaaaattgttattttttggaaGATTATGTAGAATGAAACCAACATCTcttgtttttaaagtttttactACTAGACTCCTTCTTTTTCGTCTTGGTAGAACATACCAAGAGGGATTTATTCCTGACATAGTAGAAATATTGAACAAGTACTCATTATATAAAgagttaaaaacattttttgaaaccGGAACTTTTAGAAAGAATgttgtttggaaaaaaatagtttacaaTGCTGTTATAAAATTTGAGGAGCATTTTAataaacatatgaaaattgATACAGACTTTAGAAGATTTCGTGAATTACATAACGAACTTAAACCTTATATTTTATGGAAAGCTTGCGCTTTTGTTCCCTCAATACACagaaataatacattatataatgaaaatagttATAACTATACGTAGTTTGAATACGATGGAATTATGTCATAAATGTGGGTTTCTGTACACGGACCCTATGACACATTTAGTTCTACAATGTTCATATACCTCTGAGTTGAGAGACCAACTTTGGTGTTGCATAATTaatatcagtgatatattgTTTAGTGTATATTTACACTCGCTTACagatgtacagatatttcatatattgattGGAGGGATGTTTTCTTCACTATTAGTGAAGAAGAACTGAATGATTTCAGAATAAAATCTGTTGTCTATGTGTACAAGATGTGTAAATCATATTATGCTTAATTATGTATTAATTGAAAAAAGAGgagttgatatatttatacactttAATGTGAATTACATGCTGTATCCTTAAAATTATAGAATAGATGTGCGAGCCCGTAACGCCTCGCTAGGTACTTGTAGGGCTCTGCCCACCCCTACTGTTAGTTGTATGATTTTGTTATAAATCTCATATAACAAAAGAATAATGGgtaatgaataataattaagTTAATAAAAAGCATCGGGTTGCACACTTTGTTATGCCATCCTATATTTAAcgtataaatgaatatttataagatattttgtatatacttatacttgtacttatattattgaacaaataactatttattaatgtaatgtttactttgtattactcttatatttaaaaatgctttgtatatttgtgtttattattcatgcttttgtaatcttcaaattTGGAGGCAATAAAGAGAATAATAatagaaaaacaattaattcaatCATAAAAAACTAACATAActatattttcatgatttgtttacaaaGGGAAAAAGTTCTAATGGTTCTGTCCTCATgggaggtaattatataattcaGTTCAACTAAACCATAAACATGAACGATAACTCTTTATGGCACAAGCCAAAATGACTAGACAATAACGGGGAAATAGCTGtccataaaacaaaaaaaaataaccctGACTGTTATCAGAACAAATACTGACCGTATTGTCATTCTTATAGTATTATTCACATTAGTCATGCATTGATTTTCAGGTCTTTTTTGTCGATTTGATGGCCTCTAAAATGAAGGATAGCTATTCTATGTCAAGTTGGAATATAAATGGACTTGGTAAAAAATCACCGAGAATATTTTACACcgttttatgaaatatttaaagggacaattcactgaGGCTTATTCtattacataaccaagaagcaaaatatggcataaatgtattgtttacctttcttatgaaacatataacataaaaatattgacaaattccccGTCATTgtaaagtattttaattgataccattgaaattacaaatcgttgatcaatacgataaagcaggtacatgtatacgttgtacccttacccgagccaaagtcacgcacgctaaacaaatgaactacataaccactgaggaggcgataaaatgatttttaggtaagacaattcacctaataaggtaaacacactactgtcagagcgatttgagcagttctagacaaaagttgcattactttacgagcaagggacagggttcggcatacaagacttttgaccacaatgtgtaatggcggacagcgagcgagtttgaatatttcacacacatttcaacaccatgggcttttctggcatatcacagtaaaaccgactgatctaaattccattagaactggtttgtttccaaaatatgtacaaattttaatgttctcttagaccgaattgtccctttaatatgaTCATTATACCGAGAGAAACCAGGATGGGGGGAACATAGTGACATTCCGTACAAGTCTATACTTCATTGTAAGGGGGAAAAGCCAATCAGAGATGgaattattatttaaatcaaCCCCAAAATCTTATCTTACTTGCTTTTAAAATCCCAATATAGACATCACGGTAAAAGTCAACTATTTGCTTGTTTTGTGTTAAGTAATTTAATGTCTCTATGATGTATATACAATACCACAGAAGATGTATATGGagagataaacaaaatatagtaTTAGAAAGACATCATGTTACTTAAGTATTTGGCCTGATTATGATGGCCAATTGTCAGACTTATCAGTTCTTTTCATCTGAGATATTATAAAAACAAGTtttagaagtttttatttttgggAGCCTTGgtgagcaaaaattaaaacttcaagACAAGTTTCGAAAAATCTCatttaaaatgaacacaaatttaagatactttttaccGCATAATTATACCGCAACCTATATTTTGAAGAATGCTAAGTCAAAATATATTGCGGAAACCCAGCtgtggccgccattttgtcccacTGTCCtcgaaatcctgacgtcacgtcatttatTTCTTGATGTCATTTTATAGTTTCTTTCttgatgtcacaatgaatttcaagccgatgaaaatcgctccaggtcatattacactagtgacacgTGTAAAAATACTACACGGGCggaatcactggatatcaggccgTTTATGTGAAAAACTGTATATTACATGTTACAATACCATGCGTCAGTACAGTACGTAACGTTCCAcatggatctgagaattagttacagattatttaatcatggacccaccagagtgccctaagactaCATTTTGACGTTTTAGAGCTCCAGataaaaaaaacgataaaaatcatactctacatggtactatatatgAGAAGGGTGGCAAGACTTAGGctccaaatttctaacccgcctacctttaacggctataaaaacacatttctagtatatcgtcataaaaacggttatCACCGtcggaaagagcgataattttcctttcgaaatcatcctacacatctatacaaagtgccgtcattaagacgatataaTTAAGACAGCTAATTAATATTCACGGTGGCCGATCCGGATAAAATATGCATGAGCTAGGCCTATactgcaatctcattggctgGCTATATAAAGACTCTCTTCTCTCGCTATATACGCAGCAGAGACACATCGAAAAAGGGGAAGATTGCAAGAAATTACCCATTTGGCGcctattataaaaatataacttttttcgCTTTGGAGTACAGCCAAAgtttaactttaaaaataatCACAGTGATTGTACCAGCGTTTGTACAGTAGCTATATATCGAGCTATTTTCTGCTGTAAATCTATATTAGGTtcatgataattaaaatatcatgaattaatgtgtgaaatgatacccTTTTGTCAGTTTATCTTTAGATTTAATTGGTTAATTTAGCActttttttactctaaaatattgaaaaataaatatttaaatatgctccaccgccgacagagcataaatgatattcatcatttgaacaataattagtgtttaatcgtgtatatatatgtctaattaataaaaaaaaattaatataaaataatttattttgccattgGTGCAtccgcaatcagtacttcattccatataggatatagtgccactgatttttttcgggatgcaattaattattttgtatttttaacttgaagtaaaattagaagctcaaacttttcaatggtggtaatgatgtaaagtaagtaacttttgtaactgaagaaaaatactaaatcgtctgcttctgtttttgatattgaaaaaataccatttgtcagcggtggagtatctttaaatggggcaaaaaagtaagcacattGACCCCTATTTATCTGTCTGATTTAGAAAGATGAACCTTACCCTACTGTTCTTGAAAAACTTGGCAAAATCTGAAAAAAGGctaaattaaggggtagggggtAACAtatgttgttcaaatgatatttACTTGATAGTCTCCATTGTTGATGGAAGGGTGGGGGTCAAGACTCGTGTCACCCAGTGATAAGGTCGGAAGACACACACACTCGACTGACATCTTTTAAACTGACTGGCTATACTAGTGTTTGCATGTTTCACACAGATATCAAAACAATTGCTAATAGAAAATTTTACACCGtatatgacatttgttttaGTAATGTAATGTTAGTAATTACCCCATCAGTCAAAAAGCTTGTAAAAAACCGACGACATGTTAGTAATGTGTTATAAGTAAGATAGAGGAAGTAAGCACATTCTGTGTCAAGTCGGATACTTTCTCATGGTAAAACAGATTTCATATAAAGGTGTTATAATACAATCGGCTGCTGTCATTCGACGATTATTTGTAAGGAGACCGAGCGAAGTGGATGGTAGGAATATAATAGTTCGATTATAACCGCTCTGTAACTGAATATTTAACATTTGTCTTCGAAACCAGTCATGCGAGGTTGTATATAGGGATTCTGTATTACAGTGTATCACGGTACAGTAACACAGAAGAATGTATTTACTATTAATATCTGCTGTTTATCGGTGTTGTTGTTTCGCAGCCTCTCGTTAACAATGAAGTTTACCGTACCAGGGCCAAATGGGGATAACTCCTATTTAGCTTGTATTAATACCAACCAGCAGTTACTACGGACAGAGAACAGAAATTTACATAGACGTATGGCCCGTAATACGGCAGTAAGTTACAATTATCTAAATCAACAGGTTGGTTCTCACTAACAAAGCCCTTCAGGATTTTGTTCTATAAGTACGAACAACTCCAAACCATTGTTGATAGAATATGTGATGCCTAAGTTGCAAGGAAGCCTTCCCATATCAGCCCGTAGGTACAGGGGTGTATGCGTCGATGAAAACTTACAAAAGGTaattttggatagtgtataCAAACTGTGTTTCGTGGCTTTActatattttcgcgatttcatttcaaaacaagttagCGAGAACTAATATTAGAGAAGTTAACAATGaatgataattttcctttcaatacTGATGATCGTAGCATTAAAGGGACAAATTCAGTGAggaaattttttttacatacacCCAAAGAAGCCAAGAATGGGCCTAAGTGTAGTGttcttcatttcatatgaaacatTTTGAGCacttgacaaattccacgtccaTTGATTATGCATTTTAATTGCGAtacgttgtaattacaaatcgttgatcaatacgattaagcaggtacaatatgtacgctgtacccatatctgagctaaagtcacgcacgttaaacaaatgaactacataaccactgaagaggtgataaaatgatttttaggcaagacaattcaccaaataaggtaaacacactactgtaagctAAACTTTTGCGAATTGACCTGGATcgtgaaattcgcgaaagttagTAACACgcggaatttatcacatgggttttccattgtgaaacatgcataggtATGGGATGAGGTGAATTTAATCACTCTGAAAGTTGCTGTTGCAAATTCTTCCATCTGTACATGAGGTAGAGCCTCGTTTTCGTATAATCTGCAATGACGTCAGATAAACTTGGCGCTGAATATGAAAGGTAGATTTTGGCGTTACATCTTTAATAACACCATACATCTGTCTGGTTCAGGCGTTCTCGCTACATGACTATACTGCAAGATGGCGTGATTTGTATACGATTCTAACTGCTACGCCTCAAGTGTATCTTGAACgtttcagaaaatatttcaaaaacttttttgttatgtttcagAACACAGTCAGAACATAGCATTCTATGCCATTGTAAGCTCGGATACAGAAACAAATCCAGTGGTATTCGATAAAGTTTACGTCAACGAGGGCGGTTGTTATGACAACACGACTGGTGTGTTCACATGTAGTGTAAGTGGCGTGTACCAGATCACGTGGTCAGTGGAGACGTTCGGAGAAGAGGATGTCGGGACTAAACTAGATGTTAATGGTGAGGAGTTCGGATACACTTGGACTGATTCACAGGACCAGCAGTATGACACGAGTACCAATGTAGCAGTACTGAGG
This genomic window from Argopecten irradians isolate NY chromosome 4, Ai_NY, whole genome shotgun sequence contains:
- the LOC138322091 gene encoding complement C1q-like protein 2 is translated as MKEHSQNIAFYAIVSSDTETNPVVFDKVYVNEGGCYDNTTGVFTCSVSGVYQITWSVETFGEEDVGTKLDVNGEEFGYTWTDSQDQQYDTSTNVAVLRLNTADVVKVILQAGSKGSTPVNLRFTGHFFFT